One part of the Sus scrofa isolate TJ Tabasco breed Duroc chromosome 8, Sscrofa11.1, whole genome shotgun sequence genome encodes these proteins:
- the LOC100626988 gene encoding LOW QUALITY PROTEIN: nitric oxide-associated protein 1 (The sequence of the model RefSeq protein was modified relative to this genomic sequence to represent the inferred CDS: inserted 2 bases in 2 codons; substituted 1 base at 1 genomic stop codon), with protein sequence QLSGRPRLFLVYRAAGAAVRARRGGPPLATLAPRLPCGLLQGASPTAARLWLRDALLDRRXVVSLSSQHSWGLGRGRPPCQTETXGQRREESFLFPKYIPEPEPAPTRQDQLREVQQRQEENERQMQQRREERRQQKLRAARRVQRAQPVVGHPDPTVAPSGLNCSGCGAELYRQDPGVPGYLPSEKFLRAAAQAKGGLARTVCQRCCLLVHHRRALRLRRLESALVLYKVDLLDLPDALLPNVPALVGPKXLIVLGNKVDLLPQDAPGYRQRIRERLWDDCPRVGLLPLGSRRSQHPGRKQPRDRADKANHSARSHAVLKDVRLISAKTGYGVKKLISALQRSWRYRGDVYLVDATNAGKSIFFSMSQRFLRVFWFV encoded by the exons CAACTCTCTGGTCGTCCCAGGCTTTTTCTCGTTTACCGCGCAGCTGGGGCCGCAGTGCGCGCGCGAAGGGGTGGTCCGCCCCTTGCCACCCTTGCTCCTAGGCTGCCGTGTGGCCTCCTGCAGGGAGCCTCTCCCACGGCCGCGCGCCTTTGGCTCCGGGACGCGCTCCTGGATAGGAGATGAGTGGTCAGCCTCTCATCCCAGCACTCGTGGGGCCTGGGCCGTGGGCGTCCTCCGTGCCAGACTGAGA GGGGTCAGCGAAGAGAGGAGAGTTTTCTGTTCCCCAAGTACATCCCGGAGCCGGAGCCCGCACCGACCCGCCAAGACCAGCTACGAGAGGTGCAGCAGCGGCAAGAAGAGAACGAACGACAGATGCAGCAGCGGCGGGAGGAGCGGCGCCAGCAGAAGCTCCGGGCCGCTCGGCGGGTGCAGCGGGCGCAGCCGGTCGTGGGGCACCCGGACCCGACGGTGGCACCCAGCGGCCTGAACTGTTCGGGATGCGGGGCGGAGCTGTACCGCCAGGACCCCGGCGTGCCCGGCTACCTGCCCAGCGAGAAGTTCCTCCGCGCGGCGGCGCAGGCGAAGGGCGGGCTGGCGCGGACAGTGTGCCAGCGCTGCTGTCTGCTGGTGCACCACCGGCGCGCCCTGCGCTTGCGGCGGCTGGAGTCCGCGCTGGTGCTGTACAAGGTGGACCTGCTTGATCTGCCCGACGCCCTGCTGCCCAACGTGCCCGCGCTCGTGGGCCCCA CGCTGATCGTGCTGGGGAACAAGGTGGACCTGCTGCCCCAGGACGCCCCCGGATACCGGCAGCGCATCCGGGAGCGGCTGTGGGACGACTGCCCCCGCGTCGGTCTCCTGCCTCTTGGCTCCCGGAGGTCCCAACACCCCGGCCGGAAGCAGCCGCGGGACCGGGCGGATAAGGCGAACCACTCGGCCAGGTCCCATGCGGTGCTTAAGGACGTGCGGCTCATCAGCGCCAAGACTGGCTATGGAGTCAAAAAGTTGATCTCCGCGCTCCAGCGCTCCTGGCGCTACCGCGGCGACGTCTACCTGGTTGATGCCACAAACGCTGGCAAGTCCATTTTCTTCAGCATGTCCCAGcgttttttgagggttttttggtttgtttaa